In Sphingomonas crocodyli, a genomic segment contains:
- a CDS encoding M23 family metallopeptidase, with protein sequence MFQNSRQQGYAEDFSQGGGANGALVLAKANRFRPITRIADSEWAAKVGDRFATTDIVVDLGVRIGSRTWWRGLATCIGLCTAAALFTPGFEPLPVQYGRPLSGAEWDEARSLSIAPLGLGADSGRRLAPTEAVEPLADTPERPRVEMSATIGQGDGFARVLERAGVSKEEARQVSNMVGGAVPLGDLRSGTRMDLVLGRRARKSDPRPLETLGFRAKFDLKLAIERVDGNLRLKRIPIAVDNTPLRIQGRVGSSLFAAARSAGMPSDAIQAFIRAVAVKLPMRQIGSDARFDAIIEHRRAETGETQTGQLLYAGVTQGGRKTQMLRWSAGGRDKWYDAAGTGETRGAMSRPVQGYMTSSFGMRRHPILGFSRMHQGMDFGAPMGAPIVAATDGVVVFAGRHGGHGNYVRLNHSGGIATGYAHMSRIIARQGERVRQGQLIGYVGSTGMSTGPHLHYEVYRGGRPVNPATMSFTVTDQLGGADLARFKAKLSNLLAVRVTAAEPKVEKKTEEHAEAAAPAAKGAEKKRPSKS encoded by the coding sequence TTGTTCCAGAACAGCCGTCAACAGGGCTACGCGGAAGATTTTAGCCAGGGCGGCGGCGCGAACGGAGCGCTGGTGCTCGCCAAGGCGAACCGCTTCCGCCCGATCACCCGCATCGCCGACAGCGAATGGGCCGCCAAGGTTGGCGATCGCTTTGCTACCACAGACATCGTCGTCGATCTGGGCGTCCGTATCGGTTCGCGCACCTGGTGGCGCGGGCTTGCGACCTGCATCGGCCTGTGCACCGCCGCTGCGCTTTTTACCCCCGGTTTCGAGCCGCTTCCCGTCCAATATGGCCGCCCGCTGTCCGGCGCCGAATGGGATGAAGCGCGCAGCCTTTCGATCGCACCGCTGGGCCTTGGCGCCGATAGCGGCCGCCGTCTTGCCCCCACCGAAGCGGTCGAGCCGCTGGCCGATACGCCGGAGCGTCCGCGCGTCGAAATGAGCGCGACGATCGGGCAGGGCGACGGCTTCGCCCGCGTCCTCGAACGCGCCGGCGTTTCGAAGGAGGAGGCGCGGCAGGTTTCCAATATGGTTGGCGGCGCCGTGCCGCTGGGCGATCTGCGTTCGGGCACGCGGATGGACCTCGTCCTCGGTCGCCGCGCGCGCAAGAGCGATCCGCGCCCGCTCGAAACCCTCGGCTTCCGCGCCAAGTTCGACCTCAAGCTCGCGATCGAGCGCGTCGACGGCAATCTGCGCCTGAAGCGCATCCCGATCGCGGTCGACAATACGCCGCTGCGCATCCAGGGCCGCGTCGGATCCAGCCTGTTCGCCGCCGCGCGTTCGGCCGGCATGCCGTCGGACGCGATCCAGGCGTTCATCCGCGCCGTCGCGGTCAAGCTGCCGATGCGCCAGATCGGTTCGGACGCGCGCTTCGATGCGATCATCGAACATCGCCGCGCCGAAACCGGCGAGACGCAGACTGGCCAGCTTCTCTATGCCGGTGTGACGCAGGGCGGGCGCAAGACGCAGATGCTGCGCTGGTCGGCCGGTGGGCGCGACAAATGGTATGATGCCGCCGGTACCGGCGAGACACGCGGAGCGATGAGCCGCCCGGTCCAGGGCTATATGACGTCCAGCTTCGGCATGCGTCGTCACCCGATCCTGGGTTTCTCGCGCATGCACCAGGGCATGGATTTCGGCGCGCCGATGGGCGCCCCGATCGTTGCCGCCACCGACGGCGTCGTCGTTTTCGCCGGCCGTCATGGCGGGCACGGCAATTATGTCCGCCTGAACCACAGCGGCGGGATCGCGACCGGCTATGCGCATATGAGCCGTATCATCGCGCGGCAGGGCGAGCGCGTCCGCCAGGGGCAGCTGATCGGCTATGTCGGATCGACCGGCATGTCGACCGGCCCGCACCTCCATTACGAAGTCTATCGCGGCGGTCGCCCGGTCAATCCTGCGACGATGAGCTTCACCGTCACCGATCAGCTGGGCGGCGCCGATCTCGCCCGCTTCAAGGCGAAGCTGTCGAACCTGCTTGCCGTCCGCGTCACCGCGGCCGAGCCCAAGGTCGAAAAGAAGACCGAGGAGCATGCCGAGGCGGCAGCACCCGCCGCCAAGGGCGCGGAGAAGAAGCGCCCCTCTAAATCCTAA
- a CDS encoding cistern family PEP-CTERM protein: MRNLALTAMTVIGAATLSVPAAATVFDFNDVVTVKGTNVGMGWTIDFEGMSAQGNETNKVGATGTFTYTGLTNGGKTYNFNYTLKNDSAYSSYVHALGFDTTGAFTAFNATGALASTSTNVQWPSSTIGTLDLCMGGGGGSNCVAHYENGVRNQGTGSFAITFGNVMSSIDLDHFAVKFLDLSRNIDKNDWALGVGRVTSMTSGADDIAVITAPEPMTWMMMLVGFGLIGAAVRRRPAKGVTTLQTA, translated from the coding sequence ATGCGTAATCTGGCCCTGACGGCGATGACCGTCATCGGCGCCGCCACCCTGTCCGTTCCCGCCGCCGCGACGGTGTTCGATTTCAACGACGTCGTGACCGTGAAGGGCACGAATGTCGGCATGGGCTGGACGATCGATTTCGAAGGCATGTCGGCGCAGGGCAATGAGACCAACAAGGTCGGCGCGACGGGCACCTTCACCTATACCGGGCTCACCAACGGCGGGAAGACGTACAACTTCAACTACACGTTGAAGAATGATTCCGCCTACAGCTCCTATGTCCACGCGCTCGGCTTCGACACGACCGGCGCCTTCACCGCGTTCAACGCGACGGGCGCGCTGGCATCCACGTCGACCAACGTGCAGTGGCCGTCGAGCACGATCGGGACGCTGGACCTCTGCATGGGCGGCGGCGGCGGCAGCAACTGCGTCGCGCATTATGAAAATGGCGTCCGCAATCAGGGCACCGGCAGCTTTGCGATCACCTTCGGCAATGTGATGAGCAGCATCGACCTCGATCATTTCGCGGTGAAGTTCCTCGATCTGTCGCGGAATATCGACAAGAACGATTGGGCGCTGGGCGTCGGCCGCGTCACGTCGATGACGTCGGGCGCCGACGATATCGCGGTCATCACCGCGCCCGAACCGATGACGTGGATGATGATGCTGGTCGGTTTCGGCCTGATCGGCGCGGCTGTGCGTCGTCGTCCCGCCAAGGGTGTCACCACTTTACAGACTGCCTAA
- a CDS encoding PilZ domain-containing protein has product MDMSAQFKIDQEVGQPVDPRQGKRLKVFLAARVLAAGRTVPVHLLDLSKKGALVHADMPRMPGEMIWVLWNGIDILSRVAWCRGNRFGVAFETSLSDGQIAQMVAATGAPRLTAARRSGRRDWLRWFRK; this is encoded by the coding sequence ATGGATATGTCCGCCCAGTTCAAGATCGATCAGGAGGTCGGCCAGCCGGTCGATCCCCGTCAGGGCAAGCGCCTCAAGGTCTTTCTGGCGGCGCGCGTGCTGGCGGCGGGGCGGACCGTTCCGGTCCACCTGCTCGATCTGTCGAAGAAGGGCGCGCTGGTCCACGCCGATATGCCGCGCATGCCGGGCGAGATGATCTGGGTGCTGTGGAACGGGATTGATATCCTGTCGCGGGTCGCCTGGTGTCGCGGCAACCGCTTCGGCGTTGCGTTCGAAACCAGCCTCAGCGATGGGCAGATCGCGCAGATGGTCGCCGCCACCGGCGCCCCGCGCCTGACGGCCGCGCGCCGCAGCGGCCGCCGCGACTGGCTGCGCTGGTTCCGCAAATAA
- a CDS encoding vgr related protein, protein METRRPLTDAETALVRGMFGDAIDVGQVAVNRRRWWPLQRRNVVMAPDGEIWCHPDGPTWRPCYADAGTQWAALFLHEMTHVWQAQRSGRWWLPLMRHPFCSYRYILKLGKPFTRYGIEQQAEMVSDAFLLRSGVARAGAPTLAELEAVLPFSPHSSLRA, encoded by the coding sequence ATGGAAACGCGCCGACCGCTGACCGACGCCGAGACCGCGCTGGTGCGCGGCATGTTCGGCGATGCGATCGACGTGGGGCAGGTTGCGGTCAACCGGAGACGCTGGTGGCCGCTCCAGCGCCGCAATGTCGTGATGGCGCCCGACGGCGAAATCTGGTGCCACCCCGACGGCCCGACATGGCGGCCCTGTTATGCCGATGCGGGCACGCAATGGGCCGCGCTGTTCCTCCACGAGATGACCCATGTCTGGCAGGCGCAGCGCAGCGGGCGCTGGTGGTTGCCGCTGATGCGCCATCCCTTTTGTAGCTATCGCTACATTTTGAAGCTCGGCAAGCCCTTCACGCGCTACGGGATCGAACAGCAGGCCGAGATGGTGTCCGACGCCTTCCTCCTGCGCAGCGGCGTCGCGAGGGCAGGGGCGCCGACCTTGGCAGAGTTGGAGGCGGTGCTGCCCTTCTCTCCCCACTCGTCATTGCGAGCGTAG
- a CDS encoding PA0069 family radical SAM protein, translating to MGNARASEGRGAVTNVASTRFDDKAREADGDWLDEREGIDGEAPRLRTEITVETPRTIITRNQSPDIGFDRSINAYRGCEHGCIYCFARPTHAYMNLSPGRDFESKLFAKPSAPDLLRKELAAKKYECRPIALGTNTDPYQPIESDYRITRGILEVLAEHRHPVTITTKSARVVRDIDILGAMAADGLAAVMMSVTSLDPRIAMTMEPRASAPAKRIAAIGALTRAGVPTFLSLSPVVPAITDHEIEAIVEAAAEQGARGAFSLMVRLPHEVSPIFRAWLDANFPDRKDKVMNLIREARGGRDNDPDFHTRMRPQGPYAMMLKARFEAACRKHGLNRERMTLRTDLFVKPGGDQLSLF from the coding sequence ATGGGCAATGCGCGCGCATCCGAAGGCCGGGGAGCCGTCACCAACGTCGCCAGCACGCGCTTCGACGATAAGGCGCGCGAGGCGGACGGCGATTGGCTCGACGAACGCGAGGGGATAGACGGCGAAGCACCGCGGCTGCGCACCGAGATCACGGTCGAAACCCCGCGCACGATCATCACGCGCAACCAGTCCCCCGACATCGGCTTCGACCGATCGATCAACGCGTACCGGGGATGCGAGCATGGCTGCATCTACTGCTTCGCGCGGCCGACCCACGCGTACATGAACCTGTCGCCGGGGCGCGATTTCGAGAGCAAGTTATTCGCCAAGCCCTCCGCGCCCGATCTGCTGCGCAAGGAACTGGCCGCGAAGAAATATGAATGCCGCCCGATCGCATTGGGCACCAACACCGATCCCTATCAGCCGATCGAAAGCGACTATCGGATCACGCGCGGCATATTGGAGGTGCTGGCCGAACATCGGCACCCGGTGACGATCACGACCAAATCGGCGCGGGTGGTGCGCGACATCGACATATTGGGTGCGATGGCGGCGGATGGGCTGGCGGCGGTGATGATGTCGGTGACGAGCCTCGATCCGCGCATCGCGATGACGATGGAGCCGCGCGCCTCCGCCCCCGCCAAGCGGATCGCCGCGATCGGGGCGCTGACGCGGGCTGGCGTGCCGACCTTCCTTTCGCTCTCCCCCGTCGTCCCCGCGATTACCGATCATGAGATCGAGGCGATCGTCGAGGCGGCGGCCGAACAGGGTGCGCGCGGCGCGTTCAGCCTGATGGTGCGCCTGCCGCACGAAGTATCGCCGATCTTCCGCGCCTGGCTCGACGCCAACTTCCCCGACCGCAAGGACAAGGTGATGAACCTGATCCGCGAGGCGCGCGGCGGGCGCGACAACGATCCCGACTTCCACACGCGGATGCGGCCACAAGGCCCCTATGCGATGATGCTCAAGGCGCGGTTCGAGGCGGCGTGCCGCAAACATGGCCTCAACCGCGAACGCATGACGCTGCGCACCGACCTGTTCGTCAAACCGGGCGGGGATCAGTTGAGCCTGTTCTAG
- the moaB gene encoding molybdenum cofactor biosynthesis protein B encodes MPIKEDLPFHPVRIAVLTVSDSRDLASDKSGDTLVARIEGAGHIVADRAIIQDDCDLIADQFLRWIEDVQIDCVISTGGTGVTGRDVTPEAVERVADKIIPGFGELFRWLSYAKIGTSTIQSRATACVARGTYIFALPGSTGAVKDGWDDILQYQLDSRHMPCNFVELFPRLMEK; translated from the coding sequence ATGCCGATCAAGGAAGACCTGCCCTTTCACCCCGTGCGCATCGCCGTGCTGACCGTGTCGGACAGCCGCGATCTGGCGAGCGACAAATCGGGCGACACGCTGGTCGCGCGGATCGAGGGGGCGGGGCATATCGTCGCCGATCGCGCGATCATTCAGGACGATTGCGACCTGATCGCCGACCAGTTCCTGCGCTGGATCGAGGATGTGCAGATCGACTGCGTGATCTCTACCGGCGGCACCGGCGTCACCGGGCGCGACGTGACCCCGGAGGCGGTCGAGCGCGTCGCCGACAAGATCATCCCCGGCTTCGGCGAACTCTTCCGCTGGCTCAGCTATGCCAAGATCGGCACATCGACGATCCAGTCGCGCGCCACCGCCTGCGTCGCGCGCGGCACCTATATCTTCGCGCTCCCCGGCTCCACCGGCGCGGTCAAGGACGGGTGGGACGACATCCTGCAATACCAACTCGACAGCCGCCACATGCCCTGCAACTTCGTCGAACTGTTTCCACGCCTGATGGAGAAGTGA
- a CDS encoding KTSC domain-containing protein: MSSVIQTFAYDAPAERLDVRFVSGRLYHYYGVPARLAAAMKRATSKGRFFNLRIRDHFRFTRDD, translated from the coding sequence ATGTCCTCCGTCATCCAGACCTTCGCCTATGACGCGCCGGCCGAGCGCCTCGACGTGCGGTTCGTGAGCGGGCGGCTCTATCATTATTATGGCGTGCCCGCCCGACTGGCGGCGGCGATGAAGCGGGCGACGTCGAAGGGGCGCTTCTTCAACCTGCGCATCCGCGATCATTTCCGCTTCACGCGCGACGATTGA
- a CDS encoding lytic transglycosylase domain-containing protein, translating to MTFRSALLAAAIFAVPTIAHAEGVDIPAATTLSATTIALPSGLTAEQRTSWRNVFAAIRSGDWSAADAGIAANPKGPLTEVARAELLLAKGSPKASDDTLSTLLATAPDLPEAQAVSRIASQRRLSVPALPLPRDLVRLAGPSKRAAARAIRSDRAAAQLSQSVTPLLKADQPTSAEALVTARLGDLSPEAQAEWLQRVAWGYYQTGDDASAMRVATQAQGSSLADWGVQAAWVNGLAAWRSGDCNAAAVAFDKVGSQARDSETMAAGLYWTARADMACGRPDRVEPRLRSAARMKETFYGLLAQGQLGMVARADIQPRLTANDWVAIGAIPNVVRATALAEIGENALADQMLRHQARIGRAQDHESLVHLANRLDLPETQIWLAQNGPAGSVLSAACRYPMPGWAPVSGWQVDKALIFAHALQESQFKADATSPAGARGVMQLMPATAQMVARHQGRTIDAATLGTPAQSIELGQAYLRELADSGNTGGLLPKVIAAYNAGPGSVANWNARGRNLADPLLFIESIPFAETRAYVAIVLRNYWMYQRQAGVLPTSLTAMAQGLWPRFPGLPGREAVRLTAVGSPAAAD from the coding sequence ATGACATTCCGCTCCGCCCTCCTCGCCGCCGCGATCTTCGCCGTTCCCACGATCGCGCATGCAGAAGGCGTCGACATCCCCGCCGCCACGACGCTGAGTGCGACGACGATCGCCCTCCCCTCGGGCCTGACCGCCGAACAGCGCACATCCTGGCGCAACGTCTTCGCCGCGATCCGCAGCGGCGACTGGTCCGCCGCCGACGCGGGCATCGCCGCCAACCCCAAGGGGCCGCTGACCGAAGTGGCGCGCGCCGAACTGCTGCTCGCCAAGGGATCGCCCAAGGCATCGGACGACACGCTTTCCACCCTGCTCGCCACCGCGCCCGACCTGCCCGAGGCGCAGGCGGTGTCGCGCATCGCCAGCCAGCGCCGGCTGAGCGTCCCCGCCCTCCCGCTTCCGCGCGATCTCGTCCGGCTCGCCGGCCCGTCGAAGCGCGCCGCCGCCCGCGCGATCCGCAGCGACCGCGCCGCAGCCCAACTTTCGCAGAGCGTCACCCCGCTCCTCAAGGCTGATCAGCCAACCAGCGCCGAAGCCCTCGTCACCGCGCGGCTCGGCGATCTTTCGCCCGAGGCGCAGGCCGAATGGCTGCAGCGCGTCGCCTGGGGCTATTACCAGACCGGCGACGATGCCTCCGCGATGCGCGTCGCGACGCAGGCGCAGGGATCGAGCCTTGCCGACTGGGGTGTGCAGGCCGCCTGGGTGAACGGGCTGGCCGCGTGGCGATCGGGCGATTGCAACGCCGCCGCTGTCGCCTTCGACAAGGTTGGTAGCCAGGCGCGCGACAGCGAGACGATGGCCGCCGGCCTGTATTGGACCGCGCGCGCCGACATGGCCTGCGGCCGCCCCGACCGGGTCGAACCGCGCCTGCGCTCCGCCGCGCGGATGAAGGAGACCTTCTACGGCCTGCTCGCGCAGGGGCAGCTTGGCATGGTCGCGCGCGCCGACATCCAGCCGCGGCTGACCGCGAACGACTGGGTCGCGATCGGCGCGATCCCCAATGTCGTGCGCGCGACCGCGCTCGCCGAAATCGGCGAAAATGCGCTCGCCGATCAGATGCTGCGCCATCAGGCGCGGATCGGCCGCGCGCAGGATCATGAATCGCTGGTGCACCTCGCCAACCGGCTCGATCTGCCCGAAACCCAGATATGGCTCGCGCAGAACGGGCCGGCGGGTTCGGTCCTCTCGGCCGCGTGCCGCTATCCGATGCCCGGCTGGGCGCCCGTCAGCGGGTGGCAGGTCGACAAGGCGTTGATCTTCGCCCACGCGCTGCAGGAATCGCAGTTCAAGGCGGATGCCACCAGCCCGGCCGGCGCGCGCGGCGTGATGCAGCTCATGCCCGCCACCGCGCAGATGGTCGCCCGGCATCAGGGCCGCACGATCGATGCGGCGACGCTCGGCACGCCCGCTCAGAGCATCGAACTCGGCCAGGCCTATCTTCGCGAACTCGCCGACAGCGGCAATACGGGCGGCCTGCTGCCCAAGGTGATCGCCGCCTATAATGCCGGCCCCGGTTCGGTTGCGAACTGGAATGCGCGCGGCCGCAACCTGGCCGACCCGCTCCTCTTCATCGAAAGCATCCCCTTCGCCGAGACCCGCGCCTATGTCGCGATCGTCCTGCGCAATTACTGGATGTACCAGCGCCAGGCCGGCGTCCTCCCGACCAGCCTCACCGCGATGGCGCAGGGCCTGTGGCCGCGCTTCCCCGGTCTTCCGGGCCGCGAGGCGGTGCGCCTGACGGCGGTCGGCAGCCCGGCAGCGGCGGATTAA
- a CDS encoding uracil-DNA glycosylase family protein codes for MAALFAWWRDAGLDCFVEDVPRDWLTPPVKAVVRAAPVEVSTPSAPAPSAPVAAPPPAPAALPDSLDALQAWLATSDAIRLPTAGRIAPAGDPASGVMMMVDQPEPDDAEAGQLMAGEIGRLFDRMMAAIGRDRASIYLAAMAPARPIAGHVDAALAHHLGEVARRHVSLARPRALLLFGDQPARALLGKGTIEARGRVHDVQIDGGATRVIATFHPRHLLRHPAHKAHAWADLQLLMKTLGQ; via the coding sequence ATGGCCGCCCTGTTCGCCTGGTGGCGTGACGCAGGGCTGGATTGCTTCGTCGAGGATGTCCCGCGCGACTGGCTGACGCCACCGGTGAAGGCCGTCGTCCGGGCTGCGCCGGTCGAGGTGTCGACGCCATCTGCACCCGCGCCTTCCGCGCCGGTAGCCGCCCCGCCCCCCGCGCCCGCCGCCCTTCCCGACAGCCTCGATGCGCTGCAGGCATGGCTCGCGACCAGCGACGCAATCCGCCTGCCGACCGCCGGCCGCATCGCCCCCGCCGGCGATCCTGCATCGGGCGTGATGATGATGGTCGATCAGCCAGAACCCGACGACGCCGAGGCCGGCCAGTTGATGGCGGGTGAGATCGGCCGCCTGTTCGATCGGATGATGGCCGCGATCGGCCGCGATCGCGCCTCGATCTACCTCGCCGCAATGGCCCCCGCCCGCCCGATCGCCGGGCATGTCGATGCCGCGCTGGCACACCATCTCGGTGAGGTTGCGCGCCGCCACGTCTCGCTCGCCCGCCCCCGCGCGCTGCTGCTGTTCGGCGATCAGCCGGCGCGCGCCTTGCTGGGCAAGGGCACGATCGAGGCGCGCGGCCGCGTCCACGATGTTCAGATCGACGGGGGAGCGACCCGCGTCATCGCCACCTTCCACCCCCGCCACCTGCTCCGCCACCCCGCGCACAAGGCGCATGCCTGGGCGGACCTGCAGCTCCTGATGAAGACACTCGGCCAATGA